TTTTCCGATGAGGATATGGACAAGTCCCCCTCTGAGTTCTCAGGCGGATATCAGGTGCGTCTGAACCTTGCAAAACTTCTGCTTTCAGAGCCGGATATGCTCCTTCTGGACGAACCGACCAACTATCTTGACATCACTTCAATAAGGTGGCTTGAGCAGTTCCTCATAAAGTGGAAAGGGGAGCTGATGCTCATCACCCACGACAGATCTTTCATGGACAGGGTTGTCACCCATACTCTGGGCATCCACCGTCTTCAGATTCGCAAAATAAAGGGCGACACAGGCAAGTTCTATGAGCAGATAGCCAAAGATGAAGAGATATATGAAAAGACCCGCCAGAACGACGAGCAGAGACGCAAAGAGGTGGAGCTTTTCATAACCCGCTTCAAATCCAAAGCCAGTCTTGCAAGCCGTGTCCAGTCCCGTGTCAAAATGCTTGAGAAGATGGTGCAGAAGGACAAACTGGAGAACATCGAAGACCTTGACTTCTGCTTCAACTATACCGACATCAGGGCGAAAGAGCTTATAAATGCCAGAAACGTTACGTTCGGCTATGATAAATCTGCTCCGCTAATAAAAAACTTTACCGTAACCATCGGTGCGGGTGAAAAAATATGTATAATAGGTAAGAACGGAAAGGGTAAAACCACCCTGCTGAAACTGCTCTGCGGCATCTCCGAACCCGACAGCGGCGAGGTTGCGTTCCATGCCCAGCTGAAACCCGCCGTTTATGAGCAGACAAACGTTCAGAGGCTCGGCCTGCAAAACACAATAGAGCAGGAGCTTATCGAGGTGGATTATTCCATCGACAGGCAGAAAGCCAGAGACGCCGCTGGAACCATGATGTTTTCAGGTGACGACGCCCTTAAAAAGATAGCTGTGCTGTCCGGAGGCGAAAAGAGCCGTGTTATGCTGGCAAAGGCAATCCTCCAGCCTTCAAACATACTGTTTCTGGATGAACCGACCAACCACCTTGACATGCAGTCGTGCGACTCGCTCCTTGAGGCCATCGACCAGTTCAAGGGAACAGTGGTAATGGTCACCCACAACGAGATGTTCCTGAACGCCATAGCCGAAAGGCTGATAGTGTTCCGCAACGACACCATAGAGGTTTTCGAGGGCGGATATGAGGAGTTTCTGGAGAAGGTGGGCTGGCAGGAGGAGTTTTCCGACAAGCCCTCTGTTCAGGTTTCTGCCAACAGCAAAAAGGAACAGAGAAAACTTCGCTCGGAAATCGTTGCTGAGAAAGGAAAAGTTTTGAAACCCATTCAGGATGCACACGACAGGCTTGAAAAAGATATTGCACTTATTGAGAATAAGATAGAGATTTTAAATACGGGACTTATAGAGGCATCGTCAAAGGGTGACCCGGCGGAGATAATGAAGCTCTCAAAGGAACTGGACGAAGCCAAAAAAAGAGTGGACGATCTGCTTGAGGAGTTTCTGGAAGTTTCCGAAAAACTGGAGACACTCACTGCCGAATATGAGGAAAAACTAAATCAGCTTGGCTGAAACGGAGGATAAAATGGCTGACATCAAAGACCTTTTTTATCTGGGACTGGGTTCTGCGCTTATTGCGAAAGAGAAGATCGAGGAAGAGATCAAGGAGCTTGCCGAAAAGGGCAAGATAACAAGGGAACAGCAGGCTGAGTTTCTGGCTAAGGCAAAAAAGAAAGCGAAAGAGGAAGAGAAGGAGTTCAGCGAGAAGTTTAAAAATGTTGTGAAAGATGCGCTGTCCGAAATGGGGCTTGCCACCAAAGAGGACATCGAAGAACTGAAAAAGATGATCAACGACAAATAACTTGCGGAATTTCATAAGATACTATTCTCCGGTCAGGGTGTACCATGTTTTCAGGGTTATCCTGACCGTTTTTCTGATTATCAGGGGGAGCAAGAGTTTTCTGTTCATCAAGCCTCTGTCCCCCGAAAAACTCAAAAGCAAGATCAACAATCTCGGTGCGAGCTTTATCAAACTGGCTCAGGTTCTGGCCACCCGTGCGGATTTCTTTCCGGATGAATATCTGTTCTATCTGCGTCAGCTCCACGACGAGATTCCGCCCATGTCCCCTGCGGACTTTGATAAGATATATCAAAGAGCGTTCGGCGGGCGGATTTGTTTCAGGGATTTCGACAGGAAACCAATAGCAAGTGCTTCCATCGGGCAGGTGCACAGGGCTCTGCTTATCGACGGAACAGAGGTTGCTGTCAAACTGCGCAGATATGACATTGAAAACGTCATAAAAGCCGATATCCGCATTCTGGACTTTTTCCAGAAGCTGTTCCGCCCCATGTTCTCCGAGAACACAAAGAACTCTCTGGATGCCGTTATCGTTGAGTTCAGCCGCATGATAATGAAAGAGGTCGACCTGAATATCGAGCTTCTGAACCTCCAGAAATTCTGGGAGCTTTACCCGAACAGCGGTGTGCGATTCCCAATGGGTTATCCGGAATGCTCCTGCTCCGATGCGCTTGTGATGTCGTTTGAGCGGGGATACAGGTTTGACGACAAGGAGAACCTCAGAAAGCTGAATATCAGCTTCGAAAAGCTTATGGTAAAACTGGTGAATTTCTATGTTGACCAGTCGTTCATCAAGGGCTTTTTCCATGCCGACCCGCATCCGGGCAACCTTCTGGTGACGGAAGACGGAGAGCTTGTGCTGCTGGATTTCGGTATGGTGCAGAGGATCCCCTCAAAGACCAGACAGAATATCATCTCGCTGGTGAAAGCCGCCAACGAAAGGGATTTTGAGGAATATATCAAGTGTGCTAAGAAGCTGGGGATAATCTCCATTGATGCGCCGGAGTTCGGTTTGCAGGATCTTGCGGAGCAGGTTTTCGACATACTGGACAACAACGCCCTTTCGGCGCAGAGCATGCAGTCGCTTGCTTTCGCACTGATGGATTCACTGAAAAAAGTGCCGTATAAACTGCCGCAGGAGGCCGTTTATCTGATGCGCATGAGCTCCATCATTGAAGGACTCGGCACTAACTATATTGAAAACTTCAACGGAATAAAAGATATTCTGCCCATTCTGAAAGAACGCATGCCCGAAGCTCTCGGTTTTACAGACGGACTTTGGGAGACTGCGAAACGTGAGACTCTGGAACTGCCGCTGACTTTTAAAAAGGTTAAGAAGGTAATAAACGACCTTAGCGGAAACAACCTGGAGGTGCATATTTCGCCGGAGGACAAGGAGTCATTGAAACTGGCTCTGAAAAAATATCTGAGACCCATATTCGCAGGTATTCTCATAATAGTAACTGCGTTCTTCGTTCAGGGTTCACAGATCCCCCATCACGAATATATCTCGTATATCCTGTATGCCGCAGGCTCGCTTAAAATCATCTTTTCGCTTTAAAAGCTTATCTTCATTCCTGCCTTTGTGAAATGCACTCTGTCGCCAAGAGCCTTCTTCATGGCAAACACCGCATCGATACCTGTGCAGTGTCCGGTCGCTATGGTCTTTATATCTTCGTTTCTGAGGACTGAAATTACCTTTTCGGTGTAGCTTCCGTCAGAGCGGAACAGGTGCAGTCCGCCTGTGAGAGATAGTATCTTTTGCTCAGGAAACAGCTTTTTTGCATGGTTTATAAGGTTTTCAGGGCCGCAGTGGGTGCATCCGGTTATGAGGTGTATGCCATCGTTGTCCCTGATTATCATATACTGTTCGTCTCTGAACCTGTCTTTGGCTGTTACTCCGTCTATCTCTGCATAGAGTTTGCCGTCGGAGTCAAATTCAAAACTCCGCTCGATGGTTCCCGAAAGAAAGATGTCCGGAAAAATCTCTGTCATCTCCGTGTTCAGATGCAGCCTGAATCTGCGTTCGACCTCAGACCTCTGGCCGCCGAAACCTATGAAGTCATAGGTCTTGCCGTCGTCCATCTTCAGGTGGTTGTCGAAGACGTATTTTGAGGCGTATATATCTTTTGAAATCTCAGCGCACTCAGCCAGATGTTTTGAAAGCCCGCCGGTGTGGTCGTAGTGCCCGTGGGAAAGGACGATTGCGTCCGCCTTTCTTATGTCCATGAGCCTGATGTTATTGATGAACCCTTCGCCCTGTCCTGTGTCGAAGAGGATTGTTCTGTCTTTGACTTTTATGAGGCATGAGAAGCCGTGCTCGGCCAGAAGTCCGAGGCTGTCGGTGTAGTTGTCTGTTATGATTCGTATTTCCATGTGGGGATTATAGCATACTCATGGATATATTTCACGTCACAAGAGCATGAGATTCTTCGCTGCGCTCAGAAAGACCCTAAACTGCGTCACTGCGAACGCAGGTGAAGCAGTCTTCCAAGTTCAGGTAGTTCGCCGCATTGGCAGGTTTATAATTATTTGTATCAGCGCAACAAAAAAGGCGTCCGAAGACGCCTTTTTAATATTTGTTCCGACTTGCTTATTAAGCGTCGAAGTAGAGTTTGAACTCGTAGGGGTGAGGTCTGCTGTCGATGGCAGAGATCTCGTTTGCTCTCTTGTACTCGATCCAGCTTGCGATAACGTCTTCTGTGAAAACGTCGCCTTTAAGCAGGAAGTCGTGGTCTTTTTCAAGCGCATTGATAGACTGCGCAAGAGAAGAGGGCATCTGGGGAATTGCAGACAGCTCGATAGGATCGAGGTCGTACAGGTTTTTGTCCATAGGCTCGCCCGGATCGATTTTGTTCTGGATACCGTCAAGACCTGCAAGAAGCATAACGGAGAACGCCAGATAGGGGTTGCAGAGAGGATCAGGGAATCTGACCTCAATACGCTTAGCCTTGGGAGAGGGAGAGTACATGGGGATTCTGATGGAAGCTGATCTGTTTCTGGAGGAGTAAGCCAGAGAAACGGGAGCTTCGAATCCGGGTACAAGTCTCTTGTAAGAGTTAGTTGTAGGGTTGGTGAAAGCAGCGATAGTGTTGGCGTGTTTGATGATACCGCCGATGTAGTAAAGAGCCATTTCGCTCATTCCTGCATACTGCTCGCCAGCGAACAGAGGTTTGCCGTCTTTCCAGAGTGACTGGTGAACGTGCATACCGGAACCGTTGTCGCCGTGAATAGGCTTGGGCATGAAAGTTGCGGTTTTGCCGTGAGCTCTTGCTACGTTTCTTACAACGTATTTGAAAGTCATCAGCTGGTCAGCCATTTTCAGCATTTCTTCGAACTTCATGTCGATTTCGCACTGGCCGCCTGTCGCAACTTCGTGGTGAGAGTTTTCGATAACGAGGCCGAGTGACTCCATTGTCATAGCCATTTCGTTACGGATGTCCCAAAGAGAGTCAACGGGAGGAGCGGGGAAATATCCGCCCTTGTTAGCAACTTTGTAACCAAGGTTAACGCCGTCTGCGCCTGTGTTCCAGTCGCCTTCTTCAGAATCGATGAAGAAGTATCCGGTGTTTCTTGTATAGTCGAACTGGATGTTGTCGAAAAGGAAGAATTCAGCTTCGGGTCCGAAGTATGCAGTGTCAGCGATACCTGTGGACTGAAGATATTTAACCGCTTTTTTAGCGATGTTTCTGGGGTCTCTTGAGTAGGGTTCTTTGCTGATCGGGTCGAAGATGTTGCAGATCATGTAGAGGATCGGCAGCTCAGCGAAAGGCTCGAGCTTAGCAGTTGAGGGATCCGGAACCATGATCATGTCAGAGTTGTTGATTGCCTGCCATCCGCGGATGGAAGAGCCGTCAAAGCCCATACCGTTTTCGAAGAAATCTTCGTCAACCATATGTGCGGGGACTGTGGTGTGCTGCCATGTGCCAAGGAAATCCGTGAACTTCATGTCAACCATTTTGATCCCGTTGTCTTTAATCATCTTAAGAACATCTTTCGGTGTCATATTGCCTCCATAGGATATATATATTTTGGATTAAAGTGCGTTTTCGCCTGTTTCGCCTGTGCGGATACGGATCACTTCATCAATGGAGAAGATGAAAATCTTGCCGTCGCCGATGCGGCCTGTTTTCGCTGCTTCCTGAATAACTTCGACAGCCTGAGCAACAAGCTCGTCAGACACAACGACTTCGACCTTTATCTTGGGGATAAAGTCGATGACATATTCGGCACCTCTGTAGAGTTCAGTGTGGCCTTTCTGTCTTCCGAAGCCTTTGACTTCGCTTATTGTGATACCTCTGATTCCGATTTCTGTCAGTTTTTCTTTGACATCGTCCAGTTTAAAAGGTTTGATGACAGCTTCAATCTTTTTCACCTTATACCTCCGTTGTGAGCACATCAATAGAGAGCAATCGCTATGCCAAACTGAGAACCCTGTCAGGAAAGGGCTTTCATAGATATGACATTTCCATGAATGGTCAATTAATGGGCACTATTTGCTTATTTTTTAACCATGACTGATTTAACGAGTTCAATTCTGGTTATTATGTCTTCTGCGTTTTTGCCCTGCCTTATGCGGGCGTTCTTGATAATTATGAGGTCTCGCAGCAGATTAAGGCTCCAGCCGTGATATTTGTCGATGGCCAGAGCTTTTTCGGCGAGTTCCTCAGAAAGGGCGGGACTGTCCATTATATAGTCAATGGCGGCTTTTCTCAACAGTCTTGTTTTTGTGACGTCGTCAAACTTAGAGCTTTCTGCGGCGGAGGCCAGTTTTTCGGGTGTGGCTCCGCTTATGGTTCTGAAAGGTTCAGGAAGTTTATCTCTGTCGTGCGCCTGTCCGCTCAGGTAGAGCACGCTTTCTGCCTCCTCCTGACACTGTCCGAGAGCTGCATACTTTTTAGCCATTTCCAGAACTGCTGCATCCTCCTGTCCCTCTTCAAGGACATAACGTCCGAGATAGAGCCTTGAGAGGTTGCAGAGTGAATCCACCCTGCGGAACTGCGCCTCGGCTTTATAGAAATAGCTTTCAGCAACTTTCGGTTCGCCTTTCAGGTAGTTTTCCATATAAACGTTGTAATATCTGCTTCCGTAGAGGAAGTCGGGTGAGCTTTTGGGCTTGCCGGAACATGATAACATCAGCAGGGAAATAGCTGTGACTATTAAAAGGTTTCTCATGGCAGCAGCACCTTCTCGTTTGCCTTTCTGGAAGTGGAGCTGTTGAACGGCCATTTCTCCTCCAGATTCAGAAGCACCCTGTTGGATGTGTTCAGTATATCATCCGTCTGCTGACGGAGGTCTTTCAGGTTAGTTGTGGTTTCGGATACGTCAGTGGATATCTTATTGGCATTGTTGACGGTCTTCTGGAGCTTGGTCACAGTGTCGTCAATGTTGCGTGCCAGCTTGCCGATATCCTCCGCTCCCTCTTTGATGGCGACTATGCCTTCATCGAGGTGTTTTATGGCGGGCTGAGTTTCGTCAACTCTGTTGTTTACCCCTGCCACGGCAGTATCAACCTTGTTGGTTATCTCTATCAGATTCTCCTGAGCGACAGCCAGCCTGTCCATGATAGCTTTCACTTCGTTCTTCAGGTAGTCCGAGCGGGTGAGAAATCCCACTGATCCCTGCTTTTTGGAAACGTCCCCGCCGAGGTCGCCCAGCCCCTGCATCAGGTCTTCTATGCTCTGTCTCTTGTCGGCAACGGATGTTGTGGTTTTATCAACGTTGACAAGGATGTTGCGTACGTTGTCCAGCATGGGTTCGAATTTCTTTATAAGATCGGCTATGGCCTGTTCCCTTTTCAGTTTATAGGTCTGTCCGTCGTCAATATCGTTTTTGGAGTCAAGTCCGCCGCTCAGAACTATGGCGTTTGCGCCTATCACACCCTGGGCCTGAATTTTTGCTTCGGATTCAGGTTTGACCCATTTTTTGTATTTTTCGGGTATCTTCGCACGCAGTTCCACCAGACCGTCGTCCCGCAGTTCAATGCTGTATACCTTGGCTATCTGAAAGCCGGAATACATAACGGGCATACTTTTGCTGAGGCCTTCTCCCGATTCGGAGATGAATACCACTTTAACTTTTGACATGAAGAAGTTCTGAGTGACAAGAAAGCCAATCAGGAACACGAAGAACATTATGAGGGATGCAAAAATAAACAAACCGACTTTAAACTCTATATTCTTAAATCTTGGGTCACCCATGTGTTAAAATCCTTTTCTGTGTAATCGTTCATATCGTCAAAAAGATGCCTGTGGTTCTCATGGTCAATGATAACCGATTTTTTCAAATCTTCACAGCGTAAAAATTGATGGAATTTCTCTTCATATTCCGCAATGAACATGCGTCTGGGGCTGAAAAAGACAGTCCATTCCGCTTTGAGATATTTAACCTGTAAGTATTTGACTATCATCTTTTCAAAATCGTTCAGTTCGTTGCTTCTCAGGTGCAGGTGGTCTGTCAGTCCGTATCTTTCCAGATCCTGTCCTGCCATTCGGAGTCCCTCCGAATAGCTCATCCTGTGGTGGTACGCCGCCGGAAGCAGGATATTTTCAATCACCGACAGGTTTCCTATTATGGGAAAAAAGGAGGACACCAGGCCGATGCGCTGTTTCTGGGCAAGATCGGTGAGGCTGTCCAGCCACGTCTGCATGATATCTTTGTCGTCATAATATATAAGGTAGTTGTTCATAGGAAAACTCCGATGATCTCAACAACTATGATGGCATAAAAAAGGCGCTGCATTCCTCTGAGTAGTGCTATAGGTATTTCCGTTACCGCATTTCCTGCCTGCAGAGCGGTGTATATGGGAATTGACATGAGAAAGTAACCGCCAAGTATTACTTTTATAACAAAAACCAATAGTGTGTTAAAAGTAAAGGCGTCGAAGATCGTAGTTATCAGGAAATCGAATGATATATTGAGATTAAAACTTAATATAAGGTATCCGCCTATTATTGAGATGTAGACAAAGAAGATGGAAAGGGCGGATAAACAGACGATTCCGGAGACTATCCTTGGTATGTAAAGATAGACAAAAGGGTCAATTGACAGCGACTTAAGTGTTTCTATCTCTCTGTTCATCTTCATCAGGGCAATTTCGGCGGTGACAGCTGTCGAGGTTCTTAGTGTTAAAAGTATCATTGTTACTACGGGAGCAAGCTGTTTGATGGTTACGGAAACAAGAACCTGACCCACTGCATCCTGTGCTCCGAACTGCACCATAAAGTTTGTAAGCCCGCCGACGAGAGCGAGCCCCAGTGCGACGGAAACAATTGTGAACATCGGAAGTATCTGAACGCCCGTGAAATATATTTGGCGAAGAAACACAAGCTGTACAGAGGGATAGAGGATATGCGGATTAAAACACCCTTTGAAAAATGAAACCGTAAACCAGAAGTAGCCGATAAAAAAATGAACCGACGCTATGGCTTTTTGTCCTAGTGCTGTTATGAAATGTTTCATAAATCAGATTATATATCATTCTATTGGCGAAGAAAACAAGAAATCTAGTTGACTGCGATATTGAAAAAATGTATAGTAAAACAGTCTTTTAACTTTTAATAACATCGAATAAGAGCTTATTCTTAAATTTTACAGGAGTGAACGGTATGGCTGAAAACAGAAAAGTGATTATCGACGGCAACACCGCCGCCGCACACGTTGCACATGCGACAAACGAAGTAATTGCTATCTATCCTATTACCCCTTCTTCAGTAATGGGCGAGATATCCGATGAAAAGTCCGCTGTGGGCGAAACCAACATATGGGGCAGTGTTCCCAAGGTTGTGGAACTGCAGTCCGAGGGCGGCGCATCCGGTGCTGTGCACGGTGCTCTTTCCGCAGGTGCGCTGACAACAACATTCACAGCGTCTCAGGGTCTTCTGCTGATGATCCCCAACATGTACAAAATCGCAGGTGAGCTTACTCCCACGGTTTTCCATGTTTCCGCCCGTGCGCTTGCAACACACGCCCTTTCAATCTTCGGCGACCACTCGGACGTTCTGGCCTGCCGTCAGACCGGCTGGGCAATGCTTGCGTCCAACAACCCTCAGGAGGTTATGGACTTCGCACTTATTTCTCAGGCTGCCGCACTTGAAGGCAGAGTTCCCGTTCTCCACTTCTTCGACGGTTTCAGAACCTCACACGAGCTTCGCACAACCATCGAACTTACAAAAGAAGAGATGAAAGAGATGATCTGTGACGATCTTGTGATCGCCCACAGAAAACGTGCTCTTAATCCCGATACACCCACTATTAAAGGTACATCACAGAACCCCGACGTTTTCTTCCAGGCGAAGGAGACGGTCAACAAGTTCTATCAGGCTTTCCCTGCAATCGTTCAGTCTCAGATGGACAAGTTTGCAAAAATGACAGGACGCTCCTACAAACTGGTTGACTACTTCGGCGCACCCGATGCCGAAAAAGTTCTGGTTATCATGGGCTCCGGTGCAGACGTTGCGGAAGAGGCCATCGAATATATGAACGCATGCGGCGAGAAGGTCGGTCTTGTTAAGATAAGACTTTACAGACCCTTCCCCCTTGACCAGTTCATTGCCGCTCTTCCCAAGACAGTTAAGAAAATAGCTGTTCTTGACAGAACAAAAGAACCCGGTTCAATCGGCGAACCCATGTATCTTGATGTCCGCACTGCAATCGGCGAAGCTATGCAGAAGAAGATGTTCAGCTTCGACGGCTATCCTATTATAGTCGGCGGCCGCTATGGTCTGGGCTCTAAAGAGTTCACCCCTGCTATGGTCAAGGCTGTTTTCGATAACCTTGATGCAAACGAGCCTCTGAACGGTTTCACAGTCGGTATCATGGACGACGTTACCGGTCTCAGCCTTAACTATGACGAAAACTGGCTGACTCCTCAGGACGACGTTTTCAACGCTATGTTCTTCGGTCTCGGTTCCGACGGTACTGTCGGCGCGAACAAGAACTCCGCAAAGATCATCGGCGATCTGACGGACAACACTGTTCAGGCTTACTTTGTTTATGACTCCAAAAAAGCGGGTTCAATGACAACATCTCACCTGCGCTTTGGAAAAAGAAATATAAAAAGCTCCTATCTGGTTCAGAAAGCAGATTTTGTGGCCTGCCACAACTTCTCTTTCCTCGACAAATACGATATGCTGAAATATCTGAAACCCGGCGGAACTTTCCTGCTCAACAGCCAGTATTCAGCTGACGAGATCTGGGCGCACATCCCCGCTGTTGTTCAGAAGCAGATAGTCGCAAAACAGGCAAAGGTTTACACCATCAACGCTGTTGATCTTGCCGAGAAGATCGGTCTCGGTTCACGCTATAACGTTATCCTTCAGACCGCATTCTTCAAAATCTCCAACATCGTCGATTTCGACACTGTTATCGGAGCTATCAAAGACGCTAACAAGAAGACCTACGGCAGATACGGCGAAAAAGTCGTTAAAATGAACAACGACTCTGTGGATGCCGGCTCAACAGGCCTTCAGGAAGTTAAATACCCCGGTCAGGGCGGAGCGGTTTCCGGCGAAGCCATCGAGTTCCCCCTTATCAACAACTGCATAACCGATCCTTCCGCCACAGATTTCGTTAAAGACACCACAAGCATGCTGGTGGCTATGAGAGGCGACGAGGTGAAGGTCAGCCAGCTTCCCAACGACGGAACTTTCCCCACGGGAACTGCCAAGTTTGAAAAACGTAACATCGCCATCAACATACCTGAGTGGGACTCAGAACTTTGCATCCAGTGTGCTATCTGCTCATTCGTTTGTCCGCACGCTGCCATCCGTACATCGGTATATCCCGCATCCGAACTTTCAAAAGCCCCCGCTTCATTCAAATCAATGGACGCAAAAGGCAAAGAGTTCGACGGAATGAAGTTTACAGTTCAGGTTGCTCCTGAAGACTGTACAGGCTGCGGCGCATGTGTTTACAACTGCCCCGCAAAAAGCAAGACAAACCCCGAACACAAGGCCATCAATATGGTCAACCAGCTCACCATCA
This genomic stretch from Seleniivibrio woodruffii harbors:
- the nifJ gene encoding pyruvate:ferredoxin (flavodoxin) oxidoreductase, whose amino-acid sequence is MAENRKVIIDGNTAAAHVAHATNEVIAIYPITPSSVMGEISDEKSAVGETNIWGSVPKVVELQSEGGASGAVHGALSAGALTTTFTASQGLLLMIPNMYKIAGELTPTVFHVSARALATHALSIFGDHSDVLACRQTGWAMLASNNPQEVMDFALISQAAALEGRVPVLHFFDGFRTSHELRTTIELTKEEMKEMICDDLVIAHRKRALNPDTPTIKGTSQNPDVFFQAKETVNKFYQAFPAIVQSQMDKFAKMTGRSYKLVDYFGAPDAEKVLVIMGSGADVAEEAIEYMNACGEKVGLVKIRLYRPFPLDQFIAALPKTVKKIAVLDRTKEPGSIGEPMYLDVRTAIGEAMQKKMFSFDGYPIIVGGRYGLGSKEFTPAMVKAVFDNLDANEPLNGFTVGIMDDVTGLSLNYDENWLTPQDDVFNAMFFGLGSDGTVGANKNSAKIIGDLTDNTVQAYFVYDSKKAGSMTTSHLRFGKRNIKSSYLVQKADFVACHNFSFLDKYDMLKYLKPGGTFLLNSQYSADEIWAHIPAVVQKQIVAKQAKVYTINAVDLAEKIGLGSRYNVILQTAFFKISNIVDFDTVIGAIKDANKKTYGRYGEKVVKMNNDSVDAGSTGLQEVKYPGQGGAVSGEAIEFPLINNCITDPSATDFVKDTTSMLVAMRGDEVKVSQLPNDGTFPTGTAKFEKRNIAINIPEWDSELCIQCAICSFVCPHAAIRTSVYPASELSKAPASFKSMDAKGKEFDGMKFTVQVAPEDCTGCGACVYNCPAKSKTNPEHKAINMVNQLTIRDQEIKNFDFFLTLPELPNEKYNKATLKGSQLAPHMFEFSGACAGCGETPYIKLLAQLFGDRALIANATGCSSIYGGNLPTTPYTTRCDGKGPAWSNSLFEDNAEFGFGMRLTVDKFNSMALELLDRLADKLDAALVAEIKTAEQKDQLQIEAQRARVEKLKAALAGVSDSDAKNLISIADYLVKKSVWVVGGDGWAYDIGYGGLDHVLASGENINVLVLDTEVYSNTGGQASKSTPIGAQAKFAFSGKAAEKKDLSMICMTYGHIYVARVALANPAQVIKAFVEAEAHDGPSIIIAYSHCIAHGINMTEGVEAQKKAVASGYWPLFRFNPELREQGKNPLTIDSKEPTMSLKDFMATENRFRVVQKMFPDKADAIVKFADMKSRQRLKLYQELAKVDCSIEEK